The Aspergillus fumigatus Af293 chromosome 7, whole genome shotgun sequence genome includes the window CTGCGTGGGGAACATCGTCGGCCCTCATGCCTTCTTGGCTAGAGAGGCACCCGTCTACGAGACCGGATGCAAGCTCATTTTGGCGTGTGCGTTGGGTCAGATGGCGTGCACGGTGGCCTTGCGGGTGTTGTTGAGCAGACGGAATAAGCGCCGAGATGCTGAGGGCGTGGCTCCGGCGGAGGGAGACGCAGATGAGCAGATTCTGGCGGATCTGACGGATTTCGAAGTATGTGTGTTGTGTTGTGCTGTGTTGCATGCGAGTGGCGGCGCAGTTGCTGACGGTGGTAGAATCTTCGCTTTCGATATGTTTTGTAGGCTTGGACAGGATGGACTATGGTAGGTATTTGGGCTTTCTCAATCTTTACAGGGTGGATTTGGCTTTCGCTGCTCGGCTGTTGTGGTTGGTAGTTGTCGAAGCGAGGTCGTGTTCTAAATGGCTGTATCCTGCCCAGGCTGATAATTGGGTATAAGACAAGCGGTTCATTAATAGCCAGTGACAACTGATCCCTCTAATCAATATGCCAACTCTTACTAGCTGTCATTTCCACTCATCACCATTCTTCACCCAGCAGCCTTCGTGATATAAAGTAGCTTCTTCACAAGGTATACAGGGACTAGGACTTTGCTTGCACTTTGGTCCAGGTACAGGGATACTAATTGATTGATATAGTGTACTGGATGATGGcaacaaagacaagataCATGCGCCAAACTCCCCAGAATCGTCCTGCAATAaactccatactccataccGCCGATACGAGCCGGGACTGGCTACCGGACATACTCGACAACAAGTTCGCTATCACTCACAATAGTCGTGTGCGTCTTGACCTTCCCATCCTGCTGGATATCAATGATCGTCGCATTGGTAAGCCCATACGACTTTCCTCCAGCCTTCGCCTCGCAGCCGGTAAACTCCACACGTCCAAAATCAGCCAGCGGCACCATCGTCGCCCCCGACTGGAAGTCCTCGACGATCCACTCCGCATTCTGGCCGGCCAGGGTGGCAGTCGGCGACGGCGCCTTCAGCGTCGTCGACACCGTCTGCCCACTCGTTTGgttctcgatgatggcgacgcCCTCGCTGGGCGAGGTGCTCTCCAccttgacgacgacgacgtcTCCGCGGTTGACGGCCATGTCGAACCCGTGCGCGCTGTCCGGGAACCACTCGAACCACGCGTCGTAGGTGTGTGCCCCGTTGGGGTCGACGTAGAAGTCCACGCCGGCTTGCAGGATCGCGTTCGCGTACGTGTCGCCGTCAATGCCCACCCAGGCGGAGCTGGCTTGTGCGCTTGTCACGCCGGCGACGGCCGTCGCTTCGGGCACAGTGATGGTCGCGGACACGGCGGTGTAGGTTGCCGAGGGGGGTGGCTGCTCGAGCGCGGCGCCGGACCAGTTCTTGCTGTAGGTGACTTTGGAGTCGGCGGTTCGGTGCTCTGCGTTGGGGTCTGCTTCAGCAGGGCTCGCTCCGGGGCCGTCCATGGGGTGGGACTGCCTGGCTAGAGCCCGGGCGCGGATACGCTCCAGGGACCGGCCGTTAGGGGCAGACAGGGCACTGCCGGCCAGCAGGGTGGCGGCGAGGATGCTGGTTTGGAACTTCATGTCGGTGGGAGGTAAGGTGATCACTGAACAGGGCTAACGATGCGGCTTTCCCGTCATAATCTGCGGGTGTGACTTGTGGCTTTTTAATACCTTTAATACCTTGGAGAGAAGAGTCGCATGCGGTTGGGCCTGTCCAGCAGGTTGAAAGTAACCTCATGATTATCATCAGATCCTTGCCAAGCTGACCTGAACAGTGCCCGCAAGCATTCCATCGCTACTCCAAATGATCATGTCCCGGACGGAATCAAGTATGCTCGACTACCAGGACGGGGTGAGACTTCAGAATCAAGATCTGCTTATCCGCGTGCGTCACTGGCAATCGAGCCACGCTGGATCAGCACTGCATGTCCGTTGCAAAGAAACAGTCAATATTCTCTGCTGACTTGATCCATGCCGAGTCTCGTCGTTTCGTCGTTTCCCGTCAACATTCTGTCCGGTCTTTAACAAGTATACATGATCAGGCTAACCAACCATCACAGGGACACAGTACGTAGACATCAATACCCACATCCTCGCGTCCAACAACCAAAAGGACGCCTTGCCTATGCCTTGTGACAGCCCACGTAACTGACGAGAGCATCAAGTACCAAACCTGCTAAAAGCGGGTTGGCCGCATTCCCGCCGCCGCAAGGGGGTACTTGTAACTGCAAACATTGACGCATGCCTTTCCCGGCTGATACTGTCCTGAGTACTCTGTATCGGATATCTTTTGCGAAAGAATGCAAAGTCATCTCGCATGGCCGACCGGAAACGTCGCACGAATAAACGCTTGACACGAGCAAGGAGATCTAGACCTACAGGCCGGCCGATGATGGCACTTGGCCAGTTTAAAGTTGTCTCTCATGACGGGATGGCGTCCATGGTACTTGACAAATGTTGATTAAAGTAGATTTCGCAGTAGACGGTTCCTTGTAGCTGAGACATGATCAGTAACGGTCGTCATGTGTCCGGCATAGGTCTCAGGAATGTTCCAAAACGTTCATCGAGATGGTCCGAATGACAGTCGAATAATGCAAATCCAATAGCAAGCATTGGCTAATTAAGCAATCAAGCCGCAGCGTAAGAACCGTGtatgctgctgatgcttcCAAGATCTATCCAAAAACCACAAGACTTACCACAACCCAGCCAGCAAACACCCACACCCCTCAAAATCTATAAACGAAAATTACATAGGGAGCCTCGCCATCTCCTGTAGACTCCAATGCCGTCGCATATTCTCCGCCCCCAGCGTCCtcacctcctcatccaaATGTTTCCACAGCACATCCCCAAACCCATCCATAAGCCGCTTCACCTCCTCCCGCTGCAGGTCAACCTCGCCACTCCGGCACTTGGTCAAATaatcctccagcttctccagaccCTTGTGGATCTGCCTGTGCTGCGAGAGGAGGTCCAGTTCACGCCGGAACTCGGGCATCCGTTTCGCGAGCACAGGGAAGATGTGCTGCTCCTCGATCGAGTGGTGGAAGTCGAGCTGCGAGCAGAAGCTAAGCCCGGCCATAATGAGTTGGCGCGGGGAGAGTCCGCTGGGCTTTTTGCCTGTGCTGGTGCAGGCGTCTTGCAGTTGGTTCCAAGTTAAGCGGAAGTGGTTGTGCTGTTGTGGTTGTTAGTGGGGTGCAAATGGAATGATGGGGTACAGCGCGTACGAATTGGTCCATTTGCTCTGCCATTCGGTTGTAGGTTCGAAAGTCTTTTGGGGAGAGCGGGGGTAGAGGTTCATTGTTTCCATCCCGGTGACCGTGGGGGTCCGCGGATGCTTGATGCTTCTTCGGGCTCATTGTCGAGAATGGTTGATGCTGGATTCCTACAGAGAAAATCGATCTGTGGACGCGTCGAACTGAACTCAGGTGGTGGACAAAGGACGGGCCCTGGGAGATTCGCAGCCTTCTCATTGATGTCAAAGGATCTAATAAGCGTGTAGCCGAGAAGCAGTTGATACATTTCGCAGATAGAGGTTTTCTTCCTGTGATGTATATTCTGCAGGGTGGAGATAGAAGGAGTCGCTGCGAATCGGAAGCATCGACAAACAAGCAATGCGCATTACAAATCCCTGACAAATGTTCTAGGTCGTAAGTAGTTGTCCTCAGGAAAAGATCCTACGCTACGGTGACTGCTACCAGATCGAAATGATCAGACAGACCCACCACTTATCTACAGAGACCAGACGCGCACCAGTACCGATTATCGAAGTGTACATTCAGAATGCTAAACTACATAATTACAAGAATGTCCCAGATCCTCAATGGATGTTTGCCATCTCAATGTTCAGCAAAACTGAGCATTGCAAGACACACATCTAGTACGTCACTGGTCAAAGAGATAAATCTCCACTCAATATCAGCACTTCTTCGGCACAACCACAGTCATGAAAGGGCTGGATTGCAATTTGACATCCGTGCTAGGAAAAGGTCGAGTAGATCAACAGGCAAGAGCAGGGTAGGTAGACATGgcggaaagaggaagaaattAAAGGGTGGTATTAGGTAAAAATATCTCTGCAAGACTGATGTGGTAAGTAAATAATAGAAACAGGGTCAGTAAGAATCTGGATATCAAAACAGCTTAGGTGAAGGTCATAACTCCGTAGCAGTAATACAAGGCTATAGCTCTCGGTCACGCAGATGCTTGGGTGGGCGGAAATTTCCCTTGCGGAGTTCCTGCCACGCAAGATCGAAGCGCGCACCAAAGTACCAAGCGAATCCAATCTGATGGCTGTTAGCAAGTAACAACACTTGCACCGAGCGATGGGACATACCATTACAATAGAAACGAAAACCACAATCACACCCATCAGAGCCATCATAAAGAGGACGTCTTTGCGGGTTTCAGCCTCCAGTCTGGCCTTCTCTTGTTCGGCTTCGGACTTTTGGCCCAAGACACGCCTGTTGGCCTCTTCGGCTGATTGCGATGGGAAGATGGTCTCGATAAATTTTTCGATCTGCGACTGTTAATACTTGGGACAAATGAAGACGAATGAAGGATACCAACCTTCGCACAAGCAATGCCAATCTCGAGAAAATTGGGATCCTTTGGGGTATTCTTCTTGTGAATCTCACGAGCATATCTACGGAAGGCCTCGTAAAGAATCCGCAGATTCTGTGTCGactccatcatcaactgGCACgcctcgcccttcttgaTTTTGATGTTACGTTCGAAAATTGCCGGGTTGCGGAAGCAAAGGGAAAGGGTAGCAATGGCCATGGACTGAGGGATGGCGCAGAAGTTGAAGACGCTCTGTTCACGCAGACCAGCAAGGTAAAAGAGACACTCCTCCGCATGTCTCAATGCATTCAGAACCATCTCTGAGCTACAGTTCAGTGCAGCCTCACGATTCTC containing:
- a CDS encoding A4/G1 family peptidase — its product is MKFQTSILAATLLAGSALSAPNGRSLERIRARALARQSHPMDGPGASPAEADPNAEHRTADSKVTYSKNWSGAALEQPPPSATYTAVSATITVPEATAVAGVTSAQASSAWVGIDGDTYANAILQAGVDFYVDPNGAHTYDAWFEWFPDSAHGFDMAVNRGDVVVVKVESTSPSEGVAIIENQTSGQTVSTTLKAPSPTATLAGQNAEWIVEDFQSGATMVPLADFGRVEFTGCEAKAGGKSYGLTNATIIDIQQDGKVKTHTTIVSDSELVVEYVR
- a CDS encoding hemerythrin domain-containing protein; its protein translation is MRRLRISQGPSFVHHLSSVRRVHRSIFSVGIQHQPFSTMSPKKHQASADPHGHRDGNNEPLPPLSPKDFRTYNRMAEQMDQFHNHFRLTWNQLQDACTSTGKKPSGLSPRQLIMAGLSFCSQLDFHHSIEEQHIFPVLAKRMPEFRRELDLLSQHRQIHKGLEKLEDYLTKCRSGEVDLQREEVKRLMDGFGDVLWKHLDEEVRTLGAENMRRHWSLQEMARLPM